From a region of the Primulina eburnea isolate SZY01 chromosome 7, ASM2296580v1, whole genome shotgun sequence genome:
- the LOC140835910 gene encoding uncharacterized protein, which produces MEFTPPTMGNISVPSISGNSSVPSISGNISIPNSMIFVAFGKTPEFKFQAESPVAPVWARLPELPLHLYEEKSLCAIAKLLGKPIKVDDHTAEVSHGAYARVCVEINVLEPPVKHIWVGWGDHTQEIEVVYERIPAYCTDCKMLGHATSVCYSHGKNPRPIRAKSFGPVPPSQKAASGQSPQEGVISGDAQGPQDLNAESFVGPKLRRRRRPARRVPPAAVPPLEQAPSQSKSTSNAFDVLSPWQQEAQLFDSRALVGSTSEFGRRFADVGVDITGGPPSEHAPSGGVDTVGLSSPSVVVSPLALGGVSAQSVAKDLEEEDVTPFVDCVEVLGSPHAGIDTVFSGPVICLENHSCHSIPSDPPSPADASSLFTQLVDRQGFSVSERVVCERIVEDLDQVFDRHSEPGDGRASEDGVLDSDMPDVKKNRGRDDPPGSLRKRSGISAAYVIILSVGTSSLPCFMSSLFWVLGWLVGISMLFVMRLSVWAPVVVGCYPVEEFNTFIMDSGLIDAGFEGSSFTWTNKTIWKRLDRVMVSVDWGDHFSSIRVEHLPRTVYVHCPLLVFAPVFARGPSSFRFQRMWLRHHGFLQTVRLNWNLPCSLNGMSPLFVKLKRLKNHLKWWNRDVFGNIFDKITEAESAVRSAELACEADPSDSNWTALSDRNADLARVTAMEADFWKQKAACNWLEDGERNTKLFHNMVKKKRVANKIFRIWDDGVCLTSPDMIQQSGASFFQHLLTGDPFVFDCPDFLGFPSVISDEENYGITALPSLEEVPATVFSISPDSVAGPDGFSSAFFQHCWEIVHQDVLDAVLDFFIGSPLRQSFTATTITLIPKVKGARAWSDFHPISLCNVTNKIISKLLYSRLRAVAERLISLNQSGFVPGRMISDNILLAQELTHSLTLPTRGGNVILKLDMAKAYDRVQWPFLFAVLRHFGFSEQVVALVSVCISHCHFSVNINGSLSGFFGSTRGLRQGDPLSPLLFILRAVYLSRGLDRLYLRHPAIRYRSSCDLLIFHLAYADVIIIFANGGSRGMQRLLDFLHHYENCSGQMVNAVKGSLILSP; this is translated from the exons ATGGAGTTTACTCCCCCTACCATGGGCAACATCTCGGTGCCTTCAATTTCAGGTAATAGCTCGGTGCCTTCAATTTCAGGCAACATCTCAATTCCAAATTCGATGATTTTTGTTGCCTTTGGCAAG ACACCAGAATTCAAGTTTCAGGCGGAGTCGCCAGTTGCCCCTGTTTGGGCTCGACTTCCGGAATTACCGTTGCATTTATATGAGGAAAAAAGTCTTTGTGCTATTGCCAAGCTCTTGGGTAAGCCTATCAAAGTTGATGACCACACAGCTGAGGTTTCCCATGGGGCCTATGCTCGTGTGTGTGTGGAAATTAATGTGTTGGAGCCTCCTGTCAAGCACATTTGGGTGGGCTGGGGAGATCACACTCAAGAGATTGAGGTTGTGTATGAGAGGATCCCGGCCTATTGCACTGATTGCAAAATGCTGGGACATGCGACGAGTGTTTGTTACTCACATGGCAAGAATCCCCGGCCGATTCGGGCCAAGTCTTTTGGTCCAGTCCCTCCGTCACAGAAGGCAGCTTCGGGTCAGTCGCCCCAGGAGGGTGTCATTTCTGGTGATGCCCAGGGTCCTCAGGACCTTAATGCTGAGAGTTTTGTTGGTCCAAAGCTTCGTAGAAGGCGACGGCCAGCGCGTCGAGTTCCACCTGCTGCTGTTCCTCCTCTAGAGCAGGCTCCTTCACAGTCGAAGAGTACTTCGAATGCTTTTGATGTCCTCTCTCCTTGGCAACAGGAGGCGCAGCTCTTTGATTCTAGGGCGTTAGTTGGTTCCACTTCTGAGTTTGGGCGCCGCTTTGCGGATGTGGGTGTTGATATCACCGGGGGTCCTCCTTCGGAGCATGCTCCTTCCGGGGGTGTGGATACTGTAGGTTTGAGTTCACCCTCCGTTGTTGTTTCCCCGTTGGCATTAGGTGGTGTGTCAGCCCAGTCTGTGGCTAAagatttggaggaggaggatGTCACTCCTTTTGTTGATTGTGTGGAGGTTTTGGGGTCTCCGCATGCTGGTATTGACACGGTGTTTTCTGGACCCGTGATTTGTTTGGAGAATCATAGTTGTCACTCAATCCCTTCGGACCCTCCATCCCCTGCTGATGCGTCTTCTTTGTTTACTCAGTTAGTTGATAGGCAGGGTTTTTCTGTTTCTGAGAGGGTTGTCTGTGAGAGGATTGTTGAGGATCTTGACCAGGTTTTTGATAGACATTCTGAACCGGGTGATGGCCGTGCGTCTGAGGACGGCGTCCTCGACTCAGATATGCCAGATGTTAAGAAAAATAGGGGGAGGGATGATCCCCCTGGGTCGCTCAGGAAGCGATCGGGCATTTCTGCTGCCT ATGTGATTATATTGAGCGTCGGGACCTCTAGTCTTCCCTGCTTCATGTCAAGCCTGTTCTGGGTCCTTGGATGGTTGGTGGGGATTTCAATGTTGTTTGTGATGCGTCTGAGTGTTTGGGCACCCGTGGTGGTAGGTTGCTACCCAGTGGAGGAGTTCAACACTTTCATTATGGATTCTGGTTTGATTGATGCTGGTTTTGAGGGGTCTTCGTTCACTTGGACGAATAAGACCATTTGGAAGCGGTTGGACAGGGTTATGGTTTCTGTTGATTGGGGTGACCATTTCAGCTCCATTCGAGTTGAACATCTCCCCCGTACTGTTTATGTCCACTGTCCACTTTTGGTTTTCGCTCCGGTTTTTGCCCGTGGGCCAAGCTCGTTTCGCTTCCAGCGTATGTGGCTTCGGCATCATGGTTTTTTGCAGACTGTTAGGCTTAATTGGAATTTGCCTTGCAGTCTGAATGGTATGTCGCCTCTTTTTGTCAAGTTGAAGCGTCTTAAGAATCACCTCAAGTGGTGGAATCGGGATGTTTTTGGTaacatctttgataaaatcacTGAGGCTGAGAGTGCAGTTCGTTCCGCGGAGCTCGCCTGTGAGGCCGATCCTTCTGATTCGAATTGGACTGCGCTGTCCGATCGTAATGCGGATCTGGCGCGTGTTACCGccatggaggcggatttttggAAACAAAAAGCTGCATGCAATTGGCTAGAGGATGGTGAGCGGAACACCAAACTATTTCATAACATGGTTAAGAAGAAGCGTGTGGCTAATAAGATTTTCCGCATATGGGATGATGGGGTTTGCCTGACGTCTCCTGATATGATTCAGCAGTCAGGTGCCTCGTTTTTTCAGCACTTACTCACTGGGGATCCCTTTGTGTTTGATTGTCCTGATTTTTTGGGGTTTCCTTCGGTGATTTCTGATGAGGAGAATTATGGGATTACTGCTCTCCCATCCCTTGAGGAGGTGCCTGCGACTGTTTTCTCCATTTCTCCTGACAGTGTGGCAGGCCCTGATGGCTTCTCTTCGGCGTTTTTCCAGCATTGCTGGGAGATCGTTCATCAGGATGTGTTGGATGCGGTTTTAGATTTTTTCATAGGCTCTCCCCTGCGCCAGAGCTTTACTGCCACCACGATTACTTTGATCCCCAAAGTCAAGGGTGCTCGGGCTTGGTCGGATTTCCATCCGATCAGCCTCTGTAATGTCACGAACAAAATCATTTCTAAGTTGTTGTACTCTCGCTTGCGGGCTGTGGCGGAGAGACTTATTTCGTTGAATCAGAGTGGTTTTGTTCCGGGACGGATGATTTCTGATAACATCCTCCTTGCTCAGGAGCTCACTCATAGTCTCACTCTCCCCACTCGTGGTGGTAATGTTATTTTGAAGTTGGATATGGCTAAGGCCTATGATCGGGTCCAATGGCCTTTCCTTTTTGCTGTTTTGCGCCATTTTGGTTTCTCTGAGCAGGTTGTGGCGTTGGTCTCGGTCTGTATTTCTCATTGTCATTTCTCCGTTAATATCAATGGTTCTCTTTCAGGGTTCTTCGGTTCTACCAGGGGCCTCAGGCAGGGAGACCCATTGTCCCCTCTTCTCTTCATCTTAAGGGCGGTGTATCTTTCACGTGGCCTTGACAGACTCTACTTGCGTCATCCTGCTATTAGGTACCGTTCTAGTTGTGATCTTTTGATTTTCCACCTGGCCTATGCTGAtgttatcattatttttgccAATGGTGGGTCTCGTGGGATGCAGCGTCTTTTAGATTTTCTGCATCACTATGAGAACTGTTCGGGACAGATGGTGAATGCTGTCAAGGGTTCCCTGATTTTATCTCCGTGA